A window from Equus caballus isolate H_3958 breed thoroughbred chromosome 8, TB-T2T, whole genome shotgun sequence encodes these proteins:
- the ANKLE2 gene encoding ankyrin repeat and LEM domain-containing protein 2 isoform X3: protein MTMDAILARLKLLNPDDLREEIVKAGLKCGPITSTTRFIFEKKLAQALLEHGRTLPSHAPGHDSAGATALSRNTQGIFKSVVGSQTEQVSFSEDRDFGYSVGLNPPEEDAVTSQTCSVPFSAVAGVDGHKAVVRASTEPPLYYGVCPAYEDAPPRNERIHVYEDKKEALQAVRMIKGSRFKAFSSREDAEKFARGICDYFPSPSKTSLPLSPVKIAPLFSNGGLKDGLYLSESETVNKERANSYKNPRTQDLTAKLRKAVEKGEDDTFADLIWSNPRYLIGSGDNPTIVQEGCRYNVMHVAAKENQASICQLTLETLENPEFMRLMYPDDNPSMLQNRICYIVDLYLNTPDKMGYDTPLHFACKFGNADVVNVLSSHPLIVKNPRNKYDKTPEDVICERSKNKSVELKERIREYLKGHYYVPLLRAEDTSSPVIGELWSSDQTAEAPHVGHGGSSPRDPILTLRAFAGPLSPSKAEDFRRLWKTPPREKAGFFHNVRKSDPERGIERVGRELAHELGYPWVEYWDFLGCFVDLSSQEGLQKLEEYLTQQEVGKKPQQDTGEDEAWCQNASALGRRRKCSNSISVRAFLDEDDDMSLEEIKNRQNTARSNTQPTVGAFGDSGCEILSLGQKTDLAGAASPTSPHSSRNGLCSPLGGKMPKAPSQEEALLSPVSGLAVEFDKLNLQNLGSSFSKTPNKSMETRDKKILTSGMDAVESDSLEPPAAGKLGNNQIRTEGEMSAGIAKMCLGPDSPRHEVQHGCSSVSLEPSRVPATKEPIQRLFLSGEEPSKLDRDVLAALECANVDPHQYPAVHRWKSAVLCFSPSDRQSWPSPALKGKVKSQLPELGGPHSCSPGKPGPLPLSPGLGSPGRYSPANGGHLRRMARLAQLATL from the exons ATGACAATGGATGCCATCTTGGCTCGATTGAAACTGTTGAATCCAGATGACCTTAGAGAAGAAATTGTCAAAGCTGGATTGAAGTGTGGACCCATTACATCAACTACAAGGTTCATCTTTGAGAAGAAGTTGGCTCAGGCTTTATTAGAGCACGGAAGAACACTGCCTTCACACGCTCCCGGCCATGATTCCGCAGGTGCCACAGCTCTCAGCCGGAACACGCAAGGGATTTTCAAGTCTGTTGTGGGGAGCCAGACTGAGCAGGTCAGCTTTTCTGAAGACCGAGATTTTGGTTATAGCGTGGGCCTGAATCCTCCGGAGGAAGATGCTGTGACATCTCAGACCTGCTCGGTGCCCTTCAGTGCTGTGGCTGGGGTCGATGGCCACAAAGCTGTGGTGAGGGCCTCTACAGAGCCACCTCTGTATTACGGTGTGTGCCCGGCATACGAGGATGCCCCACCGAGAAATG AAAGGATTCATGTTTATGAAGATAAAAAGGAAGCATTACAAGCTGTCAGAATGATCAAAGGATCCCGATTTAAAGCTTTTTCAAGcagagaagatgcagagaaatttGCTAGAGGAATTTGTGATTATTTCCCTTCTCCAAGCAAAACCTCTTTACCACTTTCTCCTGTGAAAATAGCACCACTCTTTAGCAATGGTGGGTTAAAAG ATGGTTTATACCTCTCTGAGTCAGAAACAGTAAACAAAGAGCGAGCGAACAGTTATAAAAATCCCCGTACACAAGATCTTACTGCCAAACTTCGAAAAgctgtggagaagggagaagatgaCACCTTTGCTGATCTTATCTGGAGTAATCCCCGATATCTCATTGGTTCAGGGGACAACCCAACCATCGTACAG GAAGGATGTAGGTACAACGTCATGCATGTTGCTGCCAAAGAGAATCAGGCTTCTATCTGCCAGCTGACTCTAGAGACTCTGGAAAACCCTGAATTCATGCGGCTTATGTACCCCGATGACAACCCAAGCATGCTGCAGAATCGCATTTGTTACATCGTGGACCTGTACCTGAACACTCCTGACAAAATG GGCTATGACACGCCGTTGCATTTTGCTTGTAAGTTTGGGAATGCAGATGTAGTCAATGTACTTTCTTCACACCCTTTGATTGTAAAGAACCCGAGGAATAAATATGATAAAACACCTGAAGAT gttatttgtgaaagaagcaaaaataaatctgTGGAACTGAAGGAGCGGATCAGAGAATATTTAAAGG GTCACTACTATGTGCCGCTCCTGAGAGCAGAGGACACGTCTTCTCCGGTGATCGGGGAGCTGTGGTCTTCAGACCAGACGGCCGAGGCCCCGCACGTTGGCCATGGTGGAAGCAGCCCCAGAGACCCCATTTTGACCCTGCGAGCTTTTGCAGGGCCCCTGAGTCCATCCAAG GCAGAAGATTTTCGGAGACTCTGGAAAACCCCGCCTCGAGAGAAAGCAGGCTTCTTTCACAATGTCAGGAAATCGGACCCAGAAAGAGGCATTGAGAGAGTGGGAAG GGAGCTGGCTCATGAACTGGGGTATCCCTGGGTCGAGTACTGGGACTTTCTGGGCTGCTTTGTTGATCTGTCTTCCCAGGAGGGCCTGCAAAAACTAGAAGAATACCTTACTCAGCAAGAAGTGGGCAAAAAGCCCCAACAGGACACAGGAGAAGACGAAGCCTGGTGTCAGAACGCCTCTGCCCTCG gCCGTCGCAGGAAGTGCAGCAACTCCATCTCCGTCAGGGCGTTTCTAGATGAGGATGACGACATGAGCTTGGAAGAGATAAAAAATCGGCAAAACACAGCTCGAAGCAACACCCAGCCCACAGTCGGTGCTTTTGGAGACTCAGGGTGTGAAATCCTTTCCTTGGGGCAGAAGACAGACCTTGCAGGAGCTGCATCCCCGACCAGTCCCCACAGCAGCAGAAATGGGCTTTGTAGCCCCCTGGGTGGCAAGATGCCAAAGGCCCCGAGCCAGGAGGAAGCCCTCCTGTCACCTGTCTCTGGCTTGGCTGTTGAGTTCGATAAACTGAATTTGCAGAATCTAGGAAGTAGCTTTTCTAAGACACCAAATAAAAGTATGGAAACTAGAGATAAGAAGATCCTGACATCAGGAATGGACGCAGTAGAAAGTGACTCGTTAGAACCTCCTGCTGCTGGCAAACTTGGGAATAATCAAATAAGGACAGAGGGTGAAATGTCAGCCGGGATTGCTAAGATGTGCCTGGGTCCCGACAGTCCCAGGCACGAGGTGCAGCATGGCTGCAGTTCTGTGTCCTTGGAGCCGTCAAGGGTCCCCGCCACAAAGGAGCCCATCCAGAGGCTCTTCCTTTCTGG AGAGGAGCCATCAAAACTGGATCGGGATGTTTTGGCAGCTCTGGAGTGTGCAAACGTGGACCCTCACCAGTACCCAGCCGTGCACAGATGGAAGAGTGCTGTCCTGTGCTTCTCACCCTCTGACAGACAGAG CTGGCCAAGCCCCGCCCTGAAAGGGAAGGTGAAGTCTCAGCTGCCGGAGCTCGGTGGCCCTCACAGCTGCAGCCCCGGGAAGCCTggtcccctccccctctcccctgggCTGGGCAGCCCTGGGCGCTACAGCCCTGCAAACGGGGGCCACCTCCGCAGGATGGCTCGCTTGGCCCAGCTTGCCACCTTGTAG
- the ANKLE2 gene encoding ankyrin repeat and LEM domain-containing protein 2 isoform X1 — protein MLWPRLAAAEWAALAWELLGASVLLFAVRWLVRRLEKRPRGLGRSGPLDPPPRAAAAPAPDRGEMTMDAILARLKLLNPDDLREEIVKAGLKCGPITSTTRFIFEKKLAQALLEHGRTLPSHAPGHDSAGATALSRNTQGIFKSVVGSQTEQVSFSEDRDFGYSVGLNPPEEDAVTSQTCSVPFSAVAGVDGHKAVVRASTEPPLYYGVCPAYEDAPPRNERIHVYEDKKEALQAVRMIKGSRFKAFSSREDAEKFARGICDYFPSPSKTSLPLSPVKIAPLFSNGGLKDGLYLSESETVNKERANSYKNPRTQDLTAKLRKAVEKGEDDTFADLIWSNPRYLIGSGDNPTIVQEGCRYNVMHVAAKENQASICQLTLETLENPEFMRLMYPDDNPSMLQNRICYIVDLYLNTPDKMGYDTPLHFACKFGNADVVNVLSSHPLIVKNPRNKYDKTPEDVICERSKNKSVELKERIREYLKGHYYVPLLRAEDTSSPVIGELWSSDQTAEAPHVGHGGSSPRDPILTLRAFAGPLSPSKAEDFRRLWKTPPREKAGFFHNVRKSDPERGIERVGRELAHELGYPWVEYWDFLGCFVDLSSQEGLQKLEEYLTQQEVGKKPQQDTGEDEAWCQNASALGRRRKCSNSISVRAFLDEDDDMSLEEIKNRQNTARSNTQPTVGAFGDSGCEILSLGQKTDLAGAASPTSPHSSRNGLCSPLGGKMPKAPSQEEALLSPVSGLAVEFDKLNLQNLGSSFSKTPNKSMETRDKKILTSGMDAVESDSLEPPAAGKLGNNQIRTEGEMSAGIAKMCLGPDSPRHEVQHGCSSVSLEPSRVPATKEPIQRLFLSGEEPSKLDRDVLAALECANVDPHQYPAVHRWKSAVLCFSPSDRQSWPSPALKGKVKSQLPELGGPHSCSPGKPGPLPLSPGLGSPGRYSPANGGHLRRMARLAQLATL, from the exons atgCTGTGGCCGCGGCTGGCGGCGGCCGAGTGGGCGGCGTTGGCCTGGGAGCTGCTGGGCGCCTCGGTGCTGCTGTTCGCGGTGCGCTGGCTGGTGCGGCGGCTGGAGAAGCGGCCACGGGGCCTGGGCCGGAGCGGGCCCCTCGACCCGCCACCCCGCGCGGCCGCGGCCCCGGCCCCCGACCGAG GTGAAATGACAATGGATGCCATCTTGGCTCGATTGAAACTGTTGAATCCAGATGACCTTAGAGAAGAAATTGTCAAAGCTGGATTGAAGTGTGGACCCATTACATCAACTACAAGGTTCATCTTTGAGAAGAAGTTGGCTCAGGCTTTATTAGAGCACGGAAGAACACTGCCTTCACACGCTCCCGGCCATGATTCCGCAGGTGCCACAGCTCTCAGCCGGAACACGCAAGGGATTTTCAAGTCTGTTGTGGGGAGCCAGACTGAGCAGGTCAGCTTTTCTGAAGACCGAGATTTTGGTTATAGCGTGGGCCTGAATCCTCCGGAGGAAGATGCTGTGACATCTCAGACCTGCTCGGTGCCCTTCAGTGCTGTGGCTGGGGTCGATGGCCACAAAGCTGTGGTGAGGGCCTCTACAGAGCCACCTCTGTATTACGGTGTGTGCCCGGCATACGAGGATGCCCCACCGAGAAATG AAAGGATTCATGTTTATGAAGATAAAAAGGAAGCATTACAAGCTGTCAGAATGATCAAAGGATCCCGATTTAAAGCTTTTTCAAGcagagaagatgcagagaaatttGCTAGAGGAATTTGTGATTATTTCCCTTCTCCAAGCAAAACCTCTTTACCACTTTCTCCTGTGAAAATAGCACCACTCTTTAGCAATGGTGGGTTAAAAG ATGGTTTATACCTCTCTGAGTCAGAAACAGTAAACAAAGAGCGAGCGAACAGTTATAAAAATCCCCGTACACAAGATCTTACTGCCAAACTTCGAAAAgctgtggagaagggagaagatgaCACCTTTGCTGATCTTATCTGGAGTAATCCCCGATATCTCATTGGTTCAGGGGACAACCCAACCATCGTACAG GAAGGATGTAGGTACAACGTCATGCATGTTGCTGCCAAAGAGAATCAGGCTTCTATCTGCCAGCTGACTCTAGAGACTCTGGAAAACCCTGAATTCATGCGGCTTATGTACCCCGATGACAACCCAAGCATGCTGCAGAATCGCATTTGTTACATCGTGGACCTGTACCTGAACACTCCTGACAAAATG GGCTATGACACGCCGTTGCATTTTGCTTGTAAGTTTGGGAATGCAGATGTAGTCAATGTACTTTCTTCACACCCTTTGATTGTAAAGAACCCGAGGAATAAATATGATAAAACACCTGAAGAT gttatttgtgaaagaagcaaaaataaatctgTGGAACTGAAGGAGCGGATCAGAGAATATTTAAAGG GTCACTACTATGTGCCGCTCCTGAGAGCAGAGGACACGTCTTCTCCGGTGATCGGGGAGCTGTGGTCTTCAGACCAGACGGCCGAGGCCCCGCACGTTGGCCATGGTGGAAGCAGCCCCAGAGACCCCATTTTGACCCTGCGAGCTTTTGCAGGGCCCCTGAGTCCATCCAAG GCAGAAGATTTTCGGAGACTCTGGAAAACCCCGCCTCGAGAGAAAGCAGGCTTCTTTCACAATGTCAGGAAATCGGACCCAGAAAGAGGCATTGAGAGAGTGGGAAG GGAGCTGGCTCATGAACTGGGGTATCCCTGGGTCGAGTACTGGGACTTTCTGGGCTGCTTTGTTGATCTGTCTTCCCAGGAGGGCCTGCAAAAACTAGAAGAATACCTTACTCAGCAAGAAGTGGGCAAAAAGCCCCAACAGGACACAGGAGAAGACGAAGCCTGGTGTCAGAACGCCTCTGCCCTCG gCCGTCGCAGGAAGTGCAGCAACTCCATCTCCGTCAGGGCGTTTCTAGATGAGGATGACGACATGAGCTTGGAAGAGATAAAAAATCGGCAAAACACAGCTCGAAGCAACACCCAGCCCACAGTCGGTGCTTTTGGAGACTCAGGGTGTGAAATCCTTTCCTTGGGGCAGAAGACAGACCTTGCAGGAGCTGCATCCCCGACCAGTCCCCACAGCAGCAGAAATGGGCTTTGTAGCCCCCTGGGTGGCAAGATGCCAAAGGCCCCGAGCCAGGAGGAAGCCCTCCTGTCACCTGTCTCTGGCTTGGCTGTTGAGTTCGATAAACTGAATTTGCAGAATCTAGGAAGTAGCTTTTCTAAGACACCAAATAAAAGTATGGAAACTAGAGATAAGAAGATCCTGACATCAGGAATGGACGCAGTAGAAAGTGACTCGTTAGAACCTCCTGCTGCTGGCAAACTTGGGAATAATCAAATAAGGACAGAGGGTGAAATGTCAGCCGGGATTGCTAAGATGTGCCTGGGTCCCGACAGTCCCAGGCACGAGGTGCAGCATGGCTGCAGTTCTGTGTCCTTGGAGCCGTCAAGGGTCCCCGCCACAAAGGAGCCCATCCAGAGGCTCTTCCTTTCTGG AGAGGAGCCATCAAAACTGGATCGGGATGTTTTGGCAGCTCTGGAGTGTGCAAACGTGGACCCTCACCAGTACCCAGCCGTGCACAGATGGAAGAGTGCTGTCCTGTGCTTCTCACCCTCTGACAGACAGAG CTGGCCAAGCCCCGCCCTGAAAGGGAAGGTGAAGTCTCAGCTGCCGGAGCTCGGTGGCCCTCACAGCTGCAGCCCCGGGAAGCCTggtcccctccccctctcccctgggCTGGGCAGCCCTGGGCGCTACAGCCCTGCAAACGGGGGCCACCTCCGCAGGATGGCTCGCTTGGCCCAGCTTGCCACCTTGTAG
- the ANKLE2 gene encoding ankyrin repeat and LEM domain-containing protein 2 isoform X2 has product MLWPRLAAAEWAALAWELLGASVLLFAVRWLVRRLEKRPRGLGRSGPLDPPPRAAAAPAPDRGEMTMDAILARLKLLNPDDLREEIVKAGLKCGPITSTTRFIFEKKLAQALLEHGRTLPSHAPGHDSAGATALSRNTQGIFKSVVGSQTEQVSFSEDRDFGYSVGLNPPEEDAVTSQTCSVPFSAVAGVDGHKAVVRASTEPPLYYGVCPAYEDAPPRNERIHVYEDKKEALQAVRMIKGSRFKAFSSREDAEKFARGICDYFPSPSKTSLPLSPVKIAPLFSNDGLYLSESETVNKERANSYKNPRTQDLTAKLRKAVEKGEDDTFADLIWSNPRYLIGSGDNPTIVQEGCRYNVMHVAAKENQASICQLTLETLENPEFMRLMYPDDNPSMLQNRICYIVDLYLNTPDKMGYDTPLHFACKFGNADVVNVLSSHPLIVKNPRNKYDKTPEDVICERSKNKSVELKERIREYLKGHYYVPLLRAEDTSSPVIGELWSSDQTAEAPHVGHGGSSPRDPILTLRAFAGPLSPSKAEDFRRLWKTPPREKAGFFHNVRKSDPERGIERVGRELAHELGYPWVEYWDFLGCFVDLSSQEGLQKLEEYLTQQEVGKKPQQDTGEDEAWCQNASALGRRRKCSNSISVRAFLDEDDDMSLEEIKNRQNTARSNTQPTVGAFGDSGCEILSLGQKTDLAGAASPTSPHSSRNGLCSPLGGKMPKAPSQEEALLSPVSGLAVEFDKLNLQNLGSSFSKTPNKSMETRDKKILTSGMDAVESDSLEPPAAGKLGNNQIRTEGEMSAGIAKMCLGPDSPRHEVQHGCSSVSLEPSRVPATKEPIQRLFLSGEEPSKLDRDVLAALECANVDPHQYPAVHRWKSAVLCFSPSDRQSWPSPALKGKVKSQLPELGGPHSCSPGKPGPLPLSPGLGSPGRYSPANGGHLRRMARLAQLATL; this is encoded by the exons atgCTGTGGCCGCGGCTGGCGGCGGCCGAGTGGGCGGCGTTGGCCTGGGAGCTGCTGGGCGCCTCGGTGCTGCTGTTCGCGGTGCGCTGGCTGGTGCGGCGGCTGGAGAAGCGGCCACGGGGCCTGGGCCGGAGCGGGCCCCTCGACCCGCCACCCCGCGCGGCCGCGGCCCCGGCCCCCGACCGAG GTGAAATGACAATGGATGCCATCTTGGCTCGATTGAAACTGTTGAATCCAGATGACCTTAGAGAAGAAATTGTCAAAGCTGGATTGAAGTGTGGACCCATTACATCAACTACAAGGTTCATCTTTGAGAAGAAGTTGGCTCAGGCTTTATTAGAGCACGGAAGAACACTGCCTTCACACGCTCCCGGCCATGATTCCGCAGGTGCCACAGCTCTCAGCCGGAACACGCAAGGGATTTTCAAGTCTGTTGTGGGGAGCCAGACTGAGCAGGTCAGCTTTTCTGAAGACCGAGATTTTGGTTATAGCGTGGGCCTGAATCCTCCGGAGGAAGATGCTGTGACATCTCAGACCTGCTCGGTGCCCTTCAGTGCTGTGGCTGGGGTCGATGGCCACAAAGCTGTGGTGAGGGCCTCTACAGAGCCACCTCTGTATTACGGTGTGTGCCCGGCATACGAGGATGCCCCACCGAGAAATG AAAGGATTCATGTTTATGAAGATAAAAAGGAAGCATTACAAGCTGTCAGAATGATCAAAGGATCCCGATTTAAAGCTTTTTCAAGcagagaagatgcagagaaatttGCTAGAGGAATTTGTGATTATTTCCCTTCTCCAAGCAAAACCTCTTTACCACTTTCTCCTGTGAAAATAGCACCACTCTTTAGCAATG ATGGTTTATACCTCTCTGAGTCAGAAACAGTAAACAAAGAGCGAGCGAACAGTTATAAAAATCCCCGTACACAAGATCTTACTGCCAAACTTCGAAAAgctgtggagaagggagaagatgaCACCTTTGCTGATCTTATCTGGAGTAATCCCCGATATCTCATTGGTTCAGGGGACAACCCAACCATCGTACAG GAAGGATGTAGGTACAACGTCATGCATGTTGCTGCCAAAGAGAATCAGGCTTCTATCTGCCAGCTGACTCTAGAGACTCTGGAAAACCCTGAATTCATGCGGCTTATGTACCCCGATGACAACCCAAGCATGCTGCAGAATCGCATTTGTTACATCGTGGACCTGTACCTGAACACTCCTGACAAAATG GGCTATGACACGCCGTTGCATTTTGCTTGTAAGTTTGGGAATGCAGATGTAGTCAATGTACTTTCTTCACACCCTTTGATTGTAAAGAACCCGAGGAATAAATATGATAAAACACCTGAAGAT gttatttgtgaaagaagcaaaaataaatctgTGGAACTGAAGGAGCGGATCAGAGAATATTTAAAGG GTCACTACTATGTGCCGCTCCTGAGAGCAGAGGACACGTCTTCTCCGGTGATCGGGGAGCTGTGGTCTTCAGACCAGACGGCCGAGGCCCCGCACGTTGGCCATGGTGGAAGCAGCCCCAGAGACCCCATTTTGACCCTGCGAGCTTTTGCAGGGCCCCTGAGTCCATCCAAG GCAGAAGATTTTCGGAGACTCTGGAAAACCCCGCCTCGAGAGAAAGCAGGCTTCTTTCACAATGTCAGGAAATCGGACCCAGAAAGAGGCATTGAGAGAGTGGGAAG GGAGCTGGCTCATGAACTGGGGTATCCCTGGGTCGAGTACTGGGACTTTCTGGGCTGCTTTGTTGATCTGTCTTCCCAGGAGGGCCTGCAAAAACTAGAAGAATACCTTACTCAGCAAGAAGTGGGCAAAAAGCCCCAACAGGACACAGGAGAAGACGAAGCCTGGTGTCAGAACGCCTCTGCCCTCG gCCGTCGCAGGAAGTGCAGCAACTCCATCTCCGTCAGGGCGTTTCTAGATGAGGATGACGACATGAGCTTGGAAGAGATAAAAAATCGGCAAAACACAGCTCGAAGCAACACCCAGCCCACAGTCGGTGCTTTTGGAGACTCAGGGTGTGAAATCCTTTCCTTGGGGCAGAAGACAGACCTTGCAGGAGCTGCATCCCCGACCAGTCCCCACAGCAGCAGAAATGGGCTTTGTAGCCCCCTGGGTGGCAAGATGCCAAAGGCCCCGAGCCAGGAGGAAGCCCTCCTGTCACCTGTCTCTGGCTTGGCTGTTGAGTTCGATAAACTGAATTTGCAGAATCTAGGAAGTAGCTTTTCTAAGACACCAAATAAAAGTATGGAAACTAGAGATAAGAAGATCCTGACATCAGGAATGGACGCAGTAGAAAGTGACTCGTTAGAACCTCCTGCTGCTGGCAAACTTGGGAATAATCAAATAAGGACAGAGGGTGAAATGTCAGCCGGGATTGCTAAGATGTGCCTGGGTCCCGACAGTCCCAGGCACGAGGTGCAGCATGGCTGCAGTTCTGTGTCCTTGGAGCCGTCAAGGGTCCCCGCCACAAAGGAGCCCATCCAGAGGCTCTTCCTTTCTGG AGAGGAGCCATCAAAACTGGATCGGGATGTTTTGGCAGCTCTGGAGTGTGCAAACGTGGACCCTCACCAGTACCCAGCCGTGCACAGATGGAAGAGTGCTGTCCTGTGCTTCTCACCCTCTGACAGACAGAG CTGGCCAAGCCCCGCCCTGAAAGGGAAGGTGAAGTCTCAGCTGCCGGAGCTCGGTGGCCCTCACAGCTGCAGCCCCGGGAAGCCTggtcccctccccctctcccctgggCTGGGCAGCCCTGGGCGCTACAGCCCTGCAAACGGGGGCCACCTCCGCAGGATGGCTCGCTTGGCCCAGCTTGCCACCTTGTAG